A part of Balneola sp. genomic DNA contains:
- the secG gene encoding preprotein translocase subunit SecG, translated as MLYNIIIAVITLICVLLTLVILLQNGQGQGLSGIASAGAGMGGSAGLGARRTADLLSKATTVLGAAFLALCVLANFAIDRNTAPQNSVLEQGAPINDIAVPSQTQSAVPSQTPPPPVNNDGGSDDSDN; from the coding sequence ATGCTTTATAATATTATCATTGCTGTGATCACTTTAATTTGCGTTCTGTTAACGCTGGTGATTTTACTACAAAACGGTCAGGGACAAGGTTTATCAGGAATTGCCAGCGCAGGGGCTGGAATGGGTGGAAGTGCAGGACTTGGTGCACGAAGAACCGCTGATCTTCTTTCAAAAGCTACTACCGTTCTTGGGGCTGCTTTTCTAGCACTTTGTGTACTCGCAAACTTTGCTATCGACAGAAATACTGCACCTCAAAATAGTGTACTTGAACAAGGAGCTCCTATTAATGACATTGCTGTTCCATCGCAAACTCAATCAGCCGTTCCTTCTCAAACTCCTCCACCTCCCGTCAATAATGATGGGGGTTCTGACGATTCAGACAATTAA
- a CDS encoding insulinase family protein — protein MKKLLLALIVGIVSQPILLAQTKLVEEVKREGDEIVIPYKKYVLDNGLTLIIHEDNSDPLVHVDVTYHVGSAREELYKSGFAHFFEHMMFQGSENVADEEHFKIITDAGGTLNGTTNRDRTNYFETVPSNQLEVMLWLEADRMGFFLDAVTQEKFEVQRETVKNEKGQNYDNSAYGLWSEVNAAALYPFGHPYSWLTIGKLEDLDRVDVDDLKKFFLRWYGPNNATLTVGGDVNPDEVVELVEKYFGVIPAGPEVTDMELDPVVLDADRYVSYVDKNIRFPALLFTYPTVPRFHPDEAPLDYLAQILGTGRSSYFYKKFVLTQKAIQSSTFHPASELAGEFTMFVLPFPGQTLSAFETEMRQILEDFKNDGVSDADMTKIKASFESGFINGLTSVSGKVSQLADYATIEGNVNYIEKDIERYNAVTKEDIMRVFETYIYGKHAVIQSVLPNDGGATAPAQPDNFTPITEGDNPFPTTDYSGLAYSRPTGDTFDRSVKPTPGTAPLVPVPDFWRAEMDNGIRVIGTESNEVPSVTIQMTIKGGHKMDAYHSQKAGLASMTAAMMNEATENYTSEEIQEELRLIASSISVFAGNNTTTISINSLTKNIDRTLELAEEILFSPGFTQEDFDRLKQQQIEGIRSSYQNPASIAGQVYNRLLYGDEHIYSVPVGGIEETVERITLDDVKAFYDQFYTPELTEIVVVGQISEDEILPKLDFLSGWEQTGAVLPDLPKPSPIDYTKIYLVDKAGAPQSQIRIGYMTDLTYDATGEYYKTTLMNYTLGGAFNSRINLNLREDKGWTYGARSFFGASEDPGAFTASAGVKEVATDSSVYEFMKELSDFRENGISDDELTFMRNSIGQRDARRYETPFQKAGFLSTIMRYNLDRSYVDEQAEIIRTISKEEINELARRHLDIENMHILVVGDGASHRDKLKALGYEVVDVTEKGDIIEEIKEGDSDGK, from the coding sequence ATGAAAAAATTATTGCTTGCCCTAATTGTGGGGATTGTAAGTCAACCTATTCTTCTTGCTCAAACAAAGTTGGTAGAAGAAGTAAAAAGAGAGGGAGATGAGATTGTTATTCCTTATAAAAAATACGTTTTAGATAACGGTCTTACCCTTATTATCCACGAGGATAACTCTGATCCTTTAGTTCACGTTGATGTAACCTATCACGTTGGTTCTGCTCGTGAAGAACTTTACAAATCTGGTTTTGCTCATTTCTTTGAGCACATGATGTTCCAGGGTTCAGAGAACGTAGCCGATGAAGAGCATTTTAAAATTATTACCGATGCCGGGGGTACGTTAAACGGTACTACTAATCGCGACCGAACAAATTACTTTGAAACTGTTCCAAGCAATCAGCTTGAAGTTATGCTTTGGCTTGAAGCTGATAGAATGGGATTTTTCTTAGACGCAGTTACCCAGGAGAAATTTGAAGTACAGCGTGAGACAGTTAAAAACGAAAAAGGTCAAAATTATGACAATAGTGCATATGGGCTTTGGAGTGAAGTAAATGCTGCTGCTTTATATCCTTTTGGGCACCCTTACTCATGGTTGACTATTGGAAAGCTTGAAGATCTTGATCGTGTAGATGTAGATGATCTTAAAAAGTTCTTCCTCAGATGGTACGGACCTAATAACGCAACTCTTACAGTAGGCGGCGATGTTAATCCGGATGAGGTTGTAGAACTAGTTGAAAAATACTTTGGTGTTATTCCTGCCGGACCGGAAGTAACAGATATGGAATTAGATCCTGTAGTGCTCGATGCCGATCGCTATGTTTCTTATGTAGATAAGAACATTCGCTTCCCAGCACTTCTTTTTACTTATCCTACTGTTCCAAGATTTCACCCTGATGAAGCGCCACTTGATTACCTGGCACAAATTCTAGGAACCGGAAGAAGCTCTTACTTCTATAAAAAATTCGTACTGACACAAAAGGCAATCCAGTCTTCAACTTTCCATCCAGCAAGTGAGCTAGCTGGTGAGTTCACGATGTTTGTACTCCCATTCCCAGGACAAACCCTTTCTGCTTTTGAAACAGAAATGCGTCAAATTCTTGAGGACTTTAAAAATGATGGCGTTTCTGATGCGGATATGACCAAAATCAAGGCATCCTTTGAATCAGGCTTTATCAACGGGTTAACAAGTGTTAGCGGAAAAGTGTCACAGCTTGCTGATTATGCAACTATAGAAGGTAATGTTAACTATATCGAGAAGGATATTGAGAGATATAATGCCGTTACCAAAGAAGACATCATGCGTGTTTTTGAGACATATATTTATGGCAAGCACGCAGTAATTCAAAGTGTTTTACCTAATGACGGCGGTGCAACTGCGCCTGCTCAGCCAGATAATTTCACCCCTATTACTGAAGGTGATAATCCATTCCCTACTACCGATTACTCAGGGCTTGCTTATTCCCGACCAACCGGGGACACCTTTGACAGAAGTGTAAAACCAACTCCCGGAACTGCACCCTTAGTACCAGTTCCTGATTTCTGGAGAGCTGAAATGGATAATGGCATTAGAGTTATCGGAACTGAATCTAATGAGGTTCCATCTGTTACCATCCAAATGACTATTAAAGGTGGTCACAAAATGGATGCTTATCATTCTCAGAAAGCTGGTCTGGCTTCTATGACTGCAGCAATGATGAATGAAGCGACAGAGAATTATACCTCAGAGGAAATCCAGGAGGAGTTAAGGCTTATTGCCAGTTCTATTAGTGTATTTGCTGGTAATAATACTACTACTATTAGTATTAACTCCCTTACCAAAAATATTGACCGAACTCTTGAACTTGCAGAGGAAATCTTATTCAGCCCTGGTTTCACTCAGGAAGATTTTGACCGATTAAAGCAACAACAAATAGAAGGTATCCGATCTTCTTATCAAAACCCTGCAAGTATTGCCGGACAAGTTTACAATCGTCTGCTATATGGTGATGAGCATATCTATTCTGTTCCTGTAGGGGGTATTGAAGAGACTGTTGAGCGAATCACGCTTGACGATGTAAAAGCATTCTACGATCAATTCTATACTCCTGAGCTCACAGAAATTGTAGTAGTAGGTCAGATTTCAGAGGACGAAATCCTCCCAAAACTTGACTTCCTATCTGGTTGGGAACAAACTGGTGCAGTATTACCTGACCTGCCAAAACCAAGTCCAATAGATTACACAAAAATCTATTTGGTTGATAAAGCTGGAGCACCTCAATCTCAGATTAGAATCGGATATATGACTGATCTTACCTATGATGCTACAGGTGAGTACTATAAAACCACTCTAATGAATTACACCTTAGGTGGAGCGTTCAACAGTAGAATCAATCTTAACCTACGTGAGGATAAAGGATGGACTTATGGTGCACGTTCTTTCTTTGGTGCTAGCGAAGATCCTGGTGCATTCACTGCATCTGCTGGTGTTAAGGAAGTAGCTACTGATAGCTCGGTATACGAATTCATGAAAGAGCTTTCAGATTTCCGGGAAAATGGAATTTCGGATGATGAATTAACTTTTATGAGAAACTCTATTGGGCAAAGAGACGCTCGTCGTTACGAAACTCCTTTCCAAAAAGCAGGCTTCTTGAGTACTATTATGAGGTATAACCTTGATCGCTCTTATGTTGATGAACAAGCAGAAATCATCCGCACTATAAGTAAAGAAGAGATCAACGAATTAGCCCGAAGACATCTCGATATTGAGAATATGCATATTCTTGTTGTTGGTGATGGAGCTTCTCATCGCGATAAACTTAAAGCCCTAGGCTATGAAGTAGTGGATGTAACTGAAAAAGGTGACATCATTGAAGAAATAAAAGAGGGAGACTCGGACGGTAAATAA